The Heterodontus francisci isolate sHetFra1 chromosome 33, sHetFra1.hap1, whole genome shotgun sequence genome has a segment encoding these proteins:
- the plcl5 gene encoding inactive phospholipase C-like protein 2 isoform X2 has product MPNDRKINSTAACISFMLEGCEMKKVRSNSRVYNRYFILDSDMRSLRWEPSKKDSEKAKIEIKSIKEVRLGKKTPVLRNNGISDQFSDECAFSIIYGENYESLDLVASSTDIVNTWVMGLRYLVSYGKHTLHMMELNQNSLRSSWLESVFDAADVGKEGTIPLARAVQLIKGLSPGMKTTKAELKFKELQKAKDKLGTEVTLEIFTEAYCELCTRPEIFFLLVQFSSNKEYLDSKDLMLFLDAEQGMEGVTEDTCLEIIRKYEPSREGQEKGFLSIDGFTNYLLSLECHLFDLQHENVCQDMTQPLSHYYINASHNACLLEDHFWGCSDINGYIRALKMGCRSIELVVWDGPDNEPLIYVGHLMTTQIAFRSVIDVINKYAFVASEHPLILCLVTHCSVKQQKVMAQHIKKILGDRLHMDPPDPEENYLPSPEQLKGKILLKGKKLPGNCYDSEGDVSDEDEGIEMCQRMAEDDADQLNAVTEKKLGLSKELSDLVSFCKSVQFKDFDVSKRKQKYWEICSFNEVVASRFANEYPEDFVIYNKKFLSRVYPSPMRIDASNMNPQDFWKCGCQIVAMNYQTPGLMMDLNIGWFRQNGNCGYVLRPAIMREEVSYFSANTKDSLPGVSAQLLHIKIISGQNLPKPKGSAAKGDVVEPYVYVEIHGIPADCTEQRTKTVTQNEGNPIFDESFEFQINLPELALLRFVVLDDDYIGDEFIAQYTIPFECLQAGYRHVPLQSLTGEFLPHSTLFIHVAITNRRGGGKSQKRGLSVRKGKKAREYTSTKTIGIKVIDEVFRAATQPLRDATDLRENVQNAMVSFKELCGLTPAANMKQCILTLSSWLLNSDNTVLVTLNLSEQYPSMEAQGPVPDLLRKVLAAYDTMIQTSKMLIESADAVYVKIIQAQKTGLDFHEDLHGIGSKEGLKGRKLQKAFESFAWNITVLKGQADLLKHAKNEALDNLRQIHYAAQSCGINKNGSTSPDLFRTRGTLESIPESENTSDNGSC; this is encoded by the exons ATGCCCAATGACCGGAAAATTAACAGCACAGCAGCCTGCATTTCCTTCATGCTGGAGGGATGTGAGATGAAAAAGGTTCGCTCAAACTCCAGAGTGTACAACCGTTACTTTATCCTTGACTCTGACATGAGGTCCCTGAGATGGGAACCATCTAAAAAAGACTCTGAGAAAGCAAAAATTGAAATAAAATCCATCAAAGAAGTGAGGTTGGGAAAGAAGACTCCTGTGCTTCGCAATAATGGAATTTCAGACCAATTTTCAGATGAATGTGCTTTTTCAATAATATATGGGGAAAACTATGAATCATTGGACTTGGTGGCTAGTTCTACTGATATTGTGAACACTTGGGTTATGGGACTGAGGTACCTGGTTTCATATGGAAAGCATACACTTCACATGATGGAATTAAACCAAAACAGCTTACGGTCCTCATGGCTGGAATCTGTGTTTGATGCTGCAGATGTAGGAAAAGAAGGCACCATTCCTCTGGCTAGGGCTGTCCAACTAATCAAAGGCCTGAGTCCGGGAATGAAGACCACAAAAGCTGAACTTAAATTTAAAGAATTACAGAAAGCAAAGGACAAACTGGGGACAGAGGTTACATTGGAGATCTTCACCGAGGCTTACTGTGAGCTCTGCACACGACCAGAAATATTTTTTCTGCTTGTACAGTTCTCCAGCAATAAAGAATACCTTGACTCCAAGGACCTTATGCTATTCCTGGATGCAGAACAGGGGATGGAGGGTGTCACGGAGGATACATGTTTGGAAATCATTCGCAAATATGAACCATCACGGGAAGGTCAAGAGAAGGGTTTCCTTTCCATAGATGGCTTCACCAATTATCTACTTTCACTTGAGTGTCATCTTTTTGATCTGCAACATGAAAATGTGTGTCAGGATATGACTCAGCCTTTGTCCCATTACTACATTAATGCATCCCATAATGCTTGTCTATTGGAAGACCATTTCTGGGGTTGTTCAGATATTAATGGGTATATCCGAGCTCTGAAAATGGGCTGTCGCAGTATTGAACTGGTGGTTTGGGATGGTCCAGATAATGAGCCTTTGATTTATGTTGGCCATTTGATGACAACACAGATAGCCTTTCGGAGTGTTATTGATGTGATAAATAAGTATGCTTTTGTAGCTTCTGAACATCCACTGATTCTTTGCTTGGTTACTCATTGTTCAGTTAAACAGCAGAAAGTGATGGCTCAGCACATCAAGAAGATTTTGGGAGATAGACTGCACATGGATCCTCCAGACCCAGAGGAGAATTATCTCCCATCCCCAGAGCAACTCAAAGGGAAGATTCTTCTAAAAGGTAAAAAGTTACCTGGGAATTGTTATGATTCTGAAGGAGATGTTAGTGATGAAGATGAAGGAATTGAAATGTGTCAAAGGATGGCTGAAGACGATGCTGATCAATTGAATGCAGTCACTGAGAAAAAACTCGGGCTTTCCAAAGAACTCTCCGATCTGGTGAGCTTCTGCAAATCGGTGCAATTTAAAGACTTTGACGTTTCCAAAAGAAAACAGAAATATTGGGAGATCTGCTCATTTAATGAGGTAGTGGCAAGCAGATTTGCCAATGAATATCCAGAAGACTTTGTAATTTATAATAAGAAGTTCTTGTCCAGGGTGTATCCAAGCCCTATGAGAATAGATGCCAGTAATATGAACCCACAGGACTTTTGGAAATGTGGCTGTCAAATAGTAGCTATGAATTATCAGACTCCTGGGCTAATGATGGATCTCAATATTGGCTGGTTTCGACAGAATGGAAATTGTGGGTATGTTCTTCGTCCTGCTATCATGAGGGAAGAGGTGTCCTACTTCAGTGCTAACACAAAGGATTCATTACCTGGGGTCTCAGCCCAGCTGCTTCATATTAAAATCATCAGTGGTCAAAATCTGCCAAAACCCAAGGGTTCTGCAGCGAAGGGTGATGTCGTGGAACCATATGTCTATGTAGAGATTCATGGGATACCAGCTGACTGTACAGAACAAAGGACTAAGACAGTGACTCAAAATGAAGGCAACCCTATCTTTGATGAAAGCTTTGAGTTTCAGATTAATTTACCTGAGCTTGCATTGTTACGTTTTGTAGTTTTAGATGATGACTACATTGGAGATGAATTCATTGCACAGTACACTATTCCCTTTGAATGCCTGCAGGCAGGGTACAGGCATGTGCCACTTCAGTCTTTGACGGGAGAATTTCTGCCACATAGCACATTATTCATACATGTGGCCATCACCAATCGTCGAGGTGGAGGGAAATCCCAGAAAAGGGGGCTTTCTGTTCGCAAAGGAAAAAAGGCTAGAGAGTACACTTCAACAAAAACTATAGGGATCAAAGTTATAGATGAAGTTTTTAGGGCAGCCACCCAACCTTTACGTGATGCAACGGATTTACGAGAAAACGTACAG AACGCCATGGTCTCATTTAAAGAGTTATGTGGTCTGACCCCTGCGGCAAACATGAAGCAATGCATTCTGACGTTGTCGTCATGGTTACTGAACAGTGACAACACCGTGTTGGTGACGCTGAACCTCAGTGAACAGTATCCTTCCATGGAGGCGCAAGGTCCAGTTCCAGATCTCCTCAGGAAGGTTCTTGCAGCCTACGATACA ATGATTCAGACGAGCAAGATGCTGATAGAATCTGCTGATGCTGTCTACGTGAAAATAATACAGGCTCAGAAGACTG